A single region of the Leptodactylus fuscus isolate aLepFus1 chromosome 5, aLepFus1.hap2, whole genome shotgun sequence genome encodes:
- the LOC142204479 gene encoding uncharacterized protein LOC142204479 — translation MQNVYGNPMGKTKQVYNSSKDDDDDDDDYENTNPCDLAPTVPSRTTRKMKTALKEDLALKLSAGIVPKETPRFQPPPIGLDLSSGAVNAAFSDVAGKDLTIRILANKTFPDLEVMSNSNRQRSGRCKKVVLTGFMVLIFVALVGTIGFIFTYYAAVSEKVVDLEKAVSDSQKNFLENKENLEGKMANLSITMVKLQDILLANVKQINKTLDNICTLCPIGWSKVGQSCYFVSGEEMTWDKSRAECNKLNSVLVMVKDKTESETLKKLFQFGRRYWIGLRRDPGEVHIWKWLDGTEISFTNWDVNEPNYYGKTEHCGETISGPWNDRSCTDRLFYICKRLRTC, via the exons ATGCAGAACGTATATGGGAATCCAATGGGAAAAACCAAACAAG TCTATAATTCTAGTAaagatgatgatgacgatgatgacgATTATGAGAACACCAATCCTTGTGACTTGGCACCAACTGTGCCCTCCAGGACGACTCGGAAGATGAAGActgctcttaaagaggacctggctttaaaat TATCTGCTGGGATTGTTCCGAAGGAAACTCCAAGGTTTCAGCCACCACCTATAG gtCTTGATCTCTCTTCAGGAGCGGTCAATGCAGCGTTTTCAGATGTAGCCGGTAAGGACCTAACTATAAGGA ttttggcCAACAAGACATTCCCAGATTTAGAAG TTATGTCGAATAGTAATAGGCAAAGATCTGGAAGGTGCAAGAAAGTGGTCCTGACGGGGTTTATGGTCCTGATCTTCGTCGCCTTAGTGGGCACCATCGGATTCATATTCACATATT ACGCCGCTGTTTCAGAAAAAGTGGTTGACTTAGAGAAAGCTG TTTCAGATTCCCAGAAGAATTTTCTGGAGAACAAGGAAAACCTGGAGGGCAAAATGGCAAATCTCAGTATTACGATGG TGAAATTGCAAGACATACTCTTGGCCAACGTAAAGCAGATTAATAAGACATTGG ACAATATCTGCACTCTGTGCCCTATTGGTTGGTCTAAGGTTGGTCAATCATGTTATTTTGTGTCCGGGGAAGAAATGACCTGGGATAAGTCTCGAGCTGAATGCAACAAACTGAATTCTGTCCTTGTTATGGTGAAGGACAAGACCGAGTCG GAGACTTTGAAGAAATTATTTCAGTTTGGCAGGAGATATTGGATTGGACTGAGACGAGACCCAGGAGAAGTTCACATCTGGAAGTGGCTGGATGGGACAGAAATCAGCTTTAC CAATtgggatgtgaacgagcccaattATTATGGCAAAACTGAGCACTGTGGAGAAACCATATCCGGACCTTGGAATGATCGGAGCTGTACTGACAGATTGTTTTATATCTGTAAAAGGTTAAGAACATGTTGA